A region of Clostridium acetobutylicum ATCC 824 DNA encodes the following proteins:
- a CDS encoding NifB/NifX family molybdenum-iron cluster-binding protein, translating to MKIAIPNNENMINQHFGKSKSFIITTLEDDKIVNAEKISSVELLHQHQGLADLLVKNGVDVVIVGGIGAGALTALRQKGFKVIRGASGIYTEVIKEYINGNLEDKNVVCNHHGEHSHQ from the coding sequence GTGAAAATAGCGATACCTAATAATGAAAATATGATAAATCAGCATTTTGGAAAGAGTAAAAGTTTTATTATAACAACCTTAGAAGATGATAAGATAGTAAATGCAGAAAAGATATCCTCTGTAGAGCTTTTACATCAACATCAAGGTTTAGCTGATTTACTCGTGAAAAATGGAGTAGATGTGGTTATAGTAGGGGGTATAGGGGCAGGTGCCCTCACAGCTTTAAGGCAGAAGGGCTTTAAGGTTATAAGAGGAGCATCGGGAATATATACAGAGGTTATTAAAGAATATATTAATGGTAATTTAGAGGATAAGAATGTAGTATGTAATCATCATGGTGAACATAGTCATCAATAG
- the ilvB gene encoding biosynthetic-type acetolactate synthase large subunit: protein MKYNGSRIILECLKEQGVDTIFGYPGGAVLNIFDALYSFSEIRCVLTSHEQGASHAADGYARATGKVGVCLATSGPGATNLVTGIATAYMDSVPMVAITGQVATSLIGKDSFQEVDITDITMPITKHNFIVRKVEDLADTIRKAFYIAQSGRPGPVLIDIPKDVTGNECEYEPRKPEKIEKSSVRDAEVEGAIELLLESKRPVIIVGGGCNISEASKELKILQEKLKCPVCSTMMGLGAFSGKDDMFTGMVGMHGTKASNKSICESDLVIAIGCRFSDRVTSNADTFAKNAKILHIDIDEAEVSKNIKADSFIIGDVEEVLKKVNEKLTAREGNEWTEYALGLLKKDKSKVLRINKCDSVNPVYVIKKLYELTDGEAIITTEVGQNQIWATQGYIYTKPRSFITSGGLGTMGYGFGAAIGASVGKDKMTFDIAGDGSFRMNINELATVVRYKLPVKIIVLNNNVLGMVRQWQNLFYKKRYSSTTLERDTDFVKIAEGYGALGLRVDTNAGVESALKKAIDYDGPVVIDFTVGEDEMATPIVPPGADIENMVVLD from the coding sequence GTGAAATATAACGGTTCCAGAATTATACTTGAATGTTTGAAAGAACAAGGTGTAGATACTATTTTTGGATATCCGGGAGGAGCAGTCTTAAATATTTTTGATGCTTTATATTCATTTTCAGAAATAAGATGTGTACTAACATCTCATGAGCAGGGGGCATCACATGCAGCAGATGGATATGCAAGGGCTACAGGAAAAGTTGGGGTTTGCCTTGCGACCTCTGGACCAGGGGCTACAAATCTTGTAACTGGAATTGCAACAGCGTATATGGATTCAGTACCTATGGTAGCTATAACGGGGCAAGTAGCTACATCATTAATAGGTAAAGATTCTTTTCAAGAAGTTGATATAACAGATATAACTATGCCAATAACTAAGCATAATTTTATAGTAAGAAAAGTTGAAGATTTAGCTGATACTATAAGGAAAGCATTTTATATAGCACAAAGTGGTAGACCAGGTCCTGTATTAATAGATATTCCTAAAGACGTAACGGGAAATGAATGTGAGTACGAACCTAGGAAGCCAGAAAAAATTGAAAAAAGCTCTGTAAGGGATGCGGAGGTAGAAGGGGCTATTGAACTTCTATTAGAAAGTAAGAGGCCTGTTATAATTGTTGGTGGCGGTTGCAATATATCGGAAGCATCAAAAGAGCTTAAAATTCTTCAAGAAAAGCTTAAATGTCCTGTTTGTTCAACTATGATGGGACTTGGGGCATTTAGTGGCAAGGACGATATGTTTACTGGTATGGTTGGAATGCATGGAACAAAGGCATCAAATAAATCTATATGCGAAAGTGATTTAGTTATAGCTATTGGATGTAGATTTAGTGATAGAGTTACAAGTAATGCAGATACCTTTGCTAAAAATGCAAAAATACTTCATATTGATATTGATGAAGCAGAGGTTTCTAAAAATATTAAAGCAGATAGTTTTATTATTGGGGATGTAGAAGAGGTTCTAAAAAAAGTAAATGAGAAGCTTACTGCAAGAGAAGGTAATGAGTGGACAGAATATGCTCTAGGTCTTCTGAAAAAAGATAAATCTAAGGTACTTAGGATAAATAAATGTGACTCTGTAAATCCTGTATATGTAATAAAAAAGTTATATGAACTTACAGATGGAGAAGCAATAATAACAACAGAAGTGGGACAAAACCAGATATGGGCAACTCAAGGATATATTTATACAAAGCCTAGAAGTTTTATAACTTCAGGTGGACTTGGCACAATGGGATACGGATTTGGAGCGGCAATAGGGGCTAGCGTTGGGAAAGATAAAATGACATTTGATATTGCTGGTGATGGAAGCTTTAGAATGAACATAAATGAGCTTGCAACAGTTGTTAGATATAAGTTGCCAGTAAAAATAATTGTATTAAACAATAATGTTCTTGGCATGGTAAGACAGTGGCAGAATTTATTTTACAAGAAAAGATATTCAAGTACTACTCTTGAGAGAGACACTGACTTTGTAAAAATAGCTGAAGGATACGGTGCCCTTGGTTTAAGAGTTGATACAAATGCAGGAGTAGAGTCAGCTCTTAAAAAGGCAATAGATTATGATGGACCAGTAGTAATTGACTTTACCGTTGGAGAGGATGAAATGGCAACGCCTATAGTTCCCCCTGGGGCTGATATTGAAAATATGGTTGTACTTGATTAA
- a CDS encoding phosphoribosylanthranilate isomerase, translating to MVKIKVCGIRREEDIEIVNKYKPNYVGFVFAKSKRQVDMYKAEKLADKLDVSIKKVGVFVNEDIEKVKEVSFRVKLDIVQLHGDENEEYIDKLKGFKVWKAVNVTAGKDVEKFKNYRIDAFLVDGYDGTNRGGTGKSFNWNLLKENQDKILKPIIAAGGLNIDNVEKCIEVLNPFAVDVSSGVETDGFKDEEKIKKFIMRVRKFK from the coding sequence ATGGTTAAAATTAAGGTATGTGGAATAAGAAGAGAAGAAGATATAGAAATAGTAAATAAGTATAAGCCTAACTATGTAGGTTTTGTATTTGCTAAAAGTAAGCGTCAGGTCGATATGTACAAAGCAGAAAAACTTGCAGACAAACTAGATGTATCTATTAAAAAAGTTGGTGTGTTTGTAAATGAGGACATAGAAAAGGTAAAGGAAGTTTCTTTTAGAGTAAAACTTGATATAGTGCAGCTTCATGGGGATGAAAATGAAGAATATATAGATAAATTAAAGGGATTTAAAGTATGGAAAGCAGTTAATGTAACAGCTGGTAAAGATGTAGAAAAATTTAAAAATTACAGAATAGATGCTTTTTTAGTAGATGGATATGATGGCACTAATAGAGGAGGTACTGGGAAGAGTTTTAATTGGAATTTACTTAAGGAAAACCAAGATAAAATACTAAAGCCAATTATTGCAGCGGGTGGCTTAAATATAGACAATGTTGAAAAATGTATAGAGGTACTTAACCCTTTTGCTGTAGATGTTTCCAGTGGAGTAGAGACAGATGGCTTTAAGGATGAAGAGAAGATAAAAAAATTTATAATGAGAGTGAGGAAGTTTAAATGA
- a CDS encoding amino acid permease, with amino-acid sequence MSAELEKDKNGELKRSLKTRHMNMIAIGGSIGTGLFFTSGNTISTAGPGGAIAAYAIMGVLVYFLMTSLGEMATMIPNAGSFETYASKFVDPALGFALGWNYWFNWAITVAAELVAGGLVVKFWLPNTGTTIWSIGFLVILFGLNLLSAKAYGEGEYWFSSIKVVTIIVFLIMGVLIIFGIMGGHGVGFSNWVLKDGKGNSAPFVGGGMAILMSFLTAGFSFAGTEVVGLAAGEAENPEKDVPKAINSVFWRILIFYIGAIIVIGFIIPFNDSNLLKNGVSDIAYSPFTIVFKRSGIALAASIMNAVILTSVLSCGNSGLYAGSRMMYAMAKEGKAPKIFGKLNKSGVPLNALIFTSVIASTAFFASLIGDGKIYSILYNLSGITTFITWLGIAICHYRFRKAYIAQGNKIEDLKYKALLYPFGPIFAMILCTVVLFGANIWVFQAKTFSWFDFTTNYGSIPLFLCFYFIYKKVHKTRIVSLMECDLNK; translated from the coding sequence GTGTCTGCAGAGTTAGAGAAAGATAAAAATGGTGAATTAAAGAGAAGTTTAAAAACACGACATATGAATATGATTGCCATTGGAGGATCAATTGGTACAGGTTTGTTTTTTACTAGTGGTAATACAATAAGTACGGCGGGTCCAGGAGGTGCTATTGCAGCCTATGCTATTATGGGGGTGCTTGTGTATTTTTTAATGACATCGCTGGGAGAAATGGCTACAATGATACCAAACGCTGGTTCATTTGAAACCTATGCCTCAAAGTTTGTAGATCCAGCATTAGGTTTTGCATTAGGTTGGAACTACTGGTTTAACTGGGCGATAACTGTTGCAGCAGAATTAGTTGCAGGCGGACTTGTTGTTAAGTTTTGGTTGCCAAATACAGGGACAACTATTTGGAGTATAGGATTTTTAGTTATTTTATTTGGTCTGAATTTGCTATCTGCAAAAGCATATGGTGAAGGAGAATACTGGTTTTCAAGTATAAAAGTCGTAACAATTATAGTATTTCTTATTATGGGAGTGCTTATTATATTTGGAATAATGGGCGGACATGGAGTAGGTTTTAGCAATTGGGTGCTTAAGGATGGAAAAGGGAATTCAGCACCATTTGTAGGTGGAGGAATGGCTATATTAATGAGCTTTTTAACTGCCGGATTTTCTTTTGCTGGCACAGAGGTAGTAGGTTTAGCTGCTGGTGAAGCTGAAAATCCGGAAAAGGATGTACCAAAAGCAATAAATTCAGTTTTTTGGAGAATACTTATTTTTTATATTGGTGCAATTATAGTTATTGGTTTTATCATTCCTTTTAATGATTCTAATTTGCTTAAAAATGGTGTATCAGATATAGCGTATAGTCCATTTACTATAGTGTTTAAAAGATCTGGAATTGCTCTTGCAGCGTCAATAATGAATGCAGTTATACTAACTTCTGTGCTTTCCTGTGGTAATTCAGGTCTTTATGCAGGTTCACGTATGATGTATGCTATGGCTAAAGAAGGAAAAGCACCAAAGATATTTGGTAAATTAAATAAAAGTGGTGTACCACTAAATGCTCTTATTTTTACTTCTGTTATTGCATCAACAGCGTTTTTTGCATCGCTTATTGGTGACGGTAAGATATATTCAATTCTTTACAATTTATCGGGTATAACAACATTTATAACATGGCTTGGAATAGCAATTTGTCATTATAGATTTAGAAAAGCTTATATTGCTCAAGGAAATAAAATTGAAGATTTAAAGTATAAGGCTTTATTGTATCCATTTGGTCCTATATTTGCAATGATACTTTGTACAGTAGTTTTATTTGGTGCTAATATATGGGTGTTTCAAGCAAAAACCTTCAGTTGGTTCGATTTTACAACTAACTATGGAAGCATTCCTTTATTTTTATGTTTTTATTTTATATATAAAAAAGTGCATAAAACAAGGATAGTTTCTTTAATGGAGTGTGATCTTAATAAGTAG
- a CDS encoding DUF4829 domain-containing protein, with product MKRKLILIAVVIMFMFTGCSLGEKKVNISNSEKLKLKPNEVIENYFKYYGEKSRTGILSTLTPWQNKPNTNFEFDNLKSINLINIVEDSNLKQKEAYMKYGRGSVNGVKEENVRIYKVTFDVKCKKDDASAFTTGRNVEWFTVVRKNKNSPWLIDNHGEV from the coding sequence ATGAAGAGAAAACTTATACTAATAGCTGTTGTTATAATGTTTATGTTTACAGGCTGTTCTCTAGGAGAGAAAAAAGTTAATATTTCTAATTCTGAAAAACTAAAATTAAAGCCTAATGAAGTGATAGAAAATTATTTCAAGTACTATGGTGAAAAGAGTAGGACAGGCATACTTTCTACTTTAACACCTTGGCAAAACAAACCCAACACGAACTTTGAATTTGACAATTTAAAATCTATTAACCTTATTAATATAGTTGAAGATTCAAACTTAAAGCAAAAGGAAGCCTACATGAAATACGGCCGTGGAAGTGTTAATGGGGTAAAAGAGGAAAATGTAAGAATTTACAAAGTTACATTTGATGTTAAATGCAAGAAAGATGATGCTAGTGCATTTACCACCGGAAGAAACGTTGAATGGTTTACAGTTGTAAGAAAAAATAAAAATTCACCTTGGTTAATTGATAATCATGGCGAAGTATAA
- a CDS encoding anthranilate synthase component II: MILIIDNYDSFTYNLYQYVGEIYKDVKVARNDEISLEDIKKMKPEGIIISPGPGTPYDAGISIEVVKRLGEFIPILGICLGHQSIAEAFGGKVIGAQTIMHGKTSVIKHDEKEIFEGIKNPLKVMRYHSLVADKYSFPNELYITAETDDGVIMAVRHKRYKIFGIQFHPESYFTEDGRKLIKNFLGGICNVKGCY; encoded by the coding sequence GTGATTTTAATAATAGATAATTATGATTCCTTTACTTATAACCTATATCAATATGTGGGTGAGATATACAAGGATGTAAAAGTTGCAAGAAATGATGAAATTTCGCTAGAGGATATAAAGAAAATGAAGCCAGAAGGAATAATAATTTCTCCGGGACCTGGCACTCCTTATGATGCTGGAATTTCTATAGAAGTCGTTAAAAGATTAGGTGAATTTATACCTATTCTAGGAATTTGCTTAGGACATCAATCTATAGCCGAAGCCTTTGGAGGCAAAGTAATTGGGGCACAGACTATTATGCATGGTAAGACATCTGTAATAAAGCATGACGAAAAGGAAATTTTTGAAGGTATAAAAAATCCTTTAAAAGTCATGAGGTATCATTCTCTTGTTGCTGATAAATATAGTTTTCCTAATGAACTTTATATAACAGCAGAAACTGATGATGGAGTAATAATGGCAGTAAGGCATAAAAGATACAAAATATTCGGAATTCAATTTCATCCTGAGTCATACTTTACGGAAGATGGAAGAAAGCTTATTAAAAACTTTTTAGGGGGTATTTGTAATGTTAAAGGATGCTATTAA
- the trpC gene encoding indole-3-glycerol phosphate synthase TrpC — protein sequence MILDDIVRDKKLQLIEDKKALSLDDIKSKLNSLNLDKRNFKEALEKENISIIAEIKKASPSKGVIREDFNPVKIGQIYENINIDAVSILTEKKYFLGKNEYIKIVKEVNSKPILRKDFIVDEYQLYEAKLIGADAVLLIAAVLKDKLECFYNRTLELGLDSITEVHNEEEAKLASEIGCSIIGINNRDLRDFSTDITTTKRLMKYVPRDRIIVSESSIKTPEDILYLRSIGVNAVLIGETFMRNIDDLKGINEFLKKAKDNG from the coding sequence TTGATACTTGATGATATTGTTCGTGATAAAAAGCTCCAGCTTATAGAGGATAAAAAGGCGCTTAGCTTAGATGATATAAAATCAAAATTGAATTCTTTAAATTTAGATAAGAGAAATTTTAAAGAAGCTCTCGAAAAAGAAAATATATCTATAATAGCAGAAATTAAAAAGGCATCACCATCTAAGGGAGTTATAAGGGAAGATTTTAATCCCGTAAAAATAGGACAAATTTATGAAAATATAAACATAGATGCAGTGTCGATTCTTACGGAAAAGAAATATTTCCTGGGAAAAAATGAATACATTAAGATTGTAAAAGAAGTGAACTCTAAACCCATACTTAGAAAGGATTTTATAGTAGATGAATATCAACTTTATGAAGCCAAGCTTATAGGAGCAGACGCTGTTTTGTTAATAGCAGCAGTACTTAAAGATAAGCTGGAATGCTTTTACAATAGAACACTGGAACTTGGACTTGATTCTATAACTGAGGTTCATAATGAGGAAGAAGCAAAATTAGCGTCTGAAATTGGTTGCAGCATAATAGGAATAAACAACAGAGATTTAAGGGATTTTTCTACAGATATTACAACTACAAAGAGGCTTATGAAATACGTACCAAGGGATAGAATAATTGTTTCAGAAAGCTCAATAAAAACACCAGAAGATATATTGTATTTGAGATCAATAGGAGTGAATGCTGTTTTAATAGGTGAAACCTTTATGAGAAATATAGATGATTTAAAGGGTATAAATGAATTTTTAAAGAAGGCTAAGGATAATGGTTAA
- the trpD gene encoding anthranilate phosphoribosyltransferase, with amino-acid sequence MLKDAIKKIVRFETLSENEAYGAMNEIMDGKVSEIDMAAFLTGLRMKGEEVEEILGCARAMKEHAVKVEVNNLYAIDTCGTGGDGGKTFNVSTCSSIIAAAGGVKIAKHGNRAGSSKSGSADVLTELGVSINLKPEEVKREIEEKGMAFIFAQSYHKAMKNVAPVRKSLGFKTIFNLLGPLTNPCNIGGQVLGVFDQKLTHPLAEVLLKCGLEKAMVLNGCDGLDEITITGSTFVSEIKDGRIKDYVIKPEDFGIKRSKIEDVRGGTPKENAEIIIDILKGKGGPKRDIAVLNAAAALYIGKITENLKDGVRLACNIIDSGKAFQKYEELV; translated from the coding sequence ATGTTAAAGGATGCTATTAAAAAAATTGTTCGATTTGAAACTTTAAGTGAGAATGAAGCTTATGGCGCGATGAATGAAATTATGGACGGAAAAGTAAGTGAAATAGATATGGCAGCTTTTTTAACTGGTCTTAGAATGAAGGGTGAAGAGGTAGAAGAAATATTAGGCTGTGCGAGGGCCATGAAGGAGCATGCTGTTAAAGTAGAGGTGAACAATTTATACGCTATAGATACCTGTGGAACAGGAGGAGATGGTGGAAAAACCTTTAATGTGTCCACTTGCTCAAGCATAATTGCAGCAGCGGGAGGAGTTAAGATAGCTAAGCATGGTAATAGGGCAGGTTCTAGTAAAAGTGGAAGTGCAGATGTATTAACAGAGCTTGGGGTAAGTATAAATCTAAAGCCAGAAGAGGTTAAAAGAGAAATTGAAGAAAAGGGTATGGCTTTTATATTTGCACAAAGTTATCACAAGGCTATGAAAAATGTTGCCCCTGTGAGAAAAAGCCTTGGTTTCAAAACCATATTTAATCTTTTAGGACCACTTACAAATCCATGCAATATAGGTGGGCAGGTGCTTGGAGTATTTGATCAAAAATTAACTCATCCATTAGCAGAAGTTCTCCTTAAGTGTGGATTAGAAAAAGCAATGGTTTTAAATGGATGTGATGGCTTAGATGAAATAACTATAACAGGCTCAACCTTTGTAAGTGAAATAAAAGACGGAAGAATAAAAGATTATGTAATAAAACCTGAGGATTTTGGAATCAAGCGTTCTAAAATTGAGGATGTAAGGGGCGGAACTCCTAAGGAAAACGCAGAGATAATAATAGATATTTTAAAGGGAAAAGGTGGACCTAAAAGAGATATTGCAGTTTTAAATGCAGCAGCAGCCCTATATATTGGGAAAATCACAGAAAACTTAAAGGACGGAGTAAGGCTAGCTTGCAATATTATAGACAGCGGTAAGGCGTTTCAAAAATATGAAGAACTTGTATAG
- the ilvD gene encoding dihydroxy-acid dehydratase produces MNSDKAMKGVERAPHRSLFKALGFIDEEMDRPLIGIANSYSELIPGHMNLDKIVKAVKDGIRMAGGVPVEFGTIGVCDGISMNHKGMSYSLPSRQIIADSVEIVAKAHALDGLVLVPNCDKVVPGMLMAAGRVNIPSIVISGGPMLSGRTNGRVTDLNSVFEAVGAVSAGKMSLEELAELENTACPTCGSCSGMFTANSMNCLSEVLGLALPYNGTIPAVFSERLRLAKKAGMKIVELVQKDIRPSDILTEAAFMNAVAMDMALGGSTNSLLHLPAIAYECDVDINFDKINEISEKIPHVCKLSPAGFHHIEDLHMAGGIPAVVNGIIKKGLLNGECMTVTGKTLYENVKDAKIKNIDVIRIDNPYSETGGLSVLRGNLAPDGAIVKKAAVAPEMMQHTGPARVFNSEEEVSKAILGGKINPGDVVVIRYEGPKGGPGMKEMLSPTASLAGMGLDKSVALITDGRFSGATRGASIGHVSPEAAEGGPIGLVEEGDTIEIDIEKKTINLLVPEEKLKNRKPEKVEKPVKGYLNTYRQGVSSACTGAVFHSTKE; encoded by the coding sequence GTGAATTCTGATAAGGCAATGAAAGGAGTAGAAAGAGCTCCCCACAGATCTCTTTTTAAGGCTTTAGGTTTTATAGATGAGGAAATGGATAGACCTCTTATAGGAATAGCTAATTCTTACAGCGAACTTATACCAGGTCATATGAATCTTGATAAAATAGTTAAGGCTGTAAAAGATGGAATAAGAATGGCAGGAGGTGTTCCTGTAGAATTTGGAACCATTGGAGTTTGTGATGGTATTTCTATGAATCATAAGGGAATGAGTTATTCTCTTCCATCAAGACAGATTATAGCAGATAGTGTTGAGATCGTGGCTAAAGCACATGCTCTTGATGGGCTTGTACTTGTGCCAAATTGCGATAAGGTAGTTCCAGGAATGCTTATGGCGGCTGGAAGAGTTAACATACCTTCAATAGTAATAAGTGGAGGACCAATGCTTTCTGGTAGAACAAATGGAAGGGTCACAGATCTAAACTCTGTATTCGAAGCAGTTGGAGCAGTTTCAGCGGGAAAAATGTCTTTAGAAGAATTAGCTGAGCTTGAGAATACGGCATGCCCTACTTGTGGGTCTTGTTCTGGAATGTTTACAGCAAATTCAATGAACTGTCTTTCTGAGGTTTTAGGTCTTGCGCTTCCTTACAATGGAACTATACCAGCTGTATTTTCAGAAAGATTAAGACTTGCTAAAAAGGCAGGTATGAAAATAGTTGAATTGGTTCAAAAGGACATAAGACCAAGTGACATACTTACAGAAGCTGCATTTATGAATGCAGTCGCAATGGATATGGCACTAGGGGGTTCTACTAATTCACTTCTTCATTTACCAGCTATAGCTTATGAATGTGACGTGGATATTAATTTCGATAAAATAAATGAGATAAGTGAAAAGATTCCGCATGTGTGTAAGTTAAGTCCTGCAGGATTTCATCACATAGAGGACTTGCATATGGCAGGTGGAATACCGGCTGTTGTTAATGGAATTATAAAAAAAGGACTTCTAAATGGAGAGTGTATGACAGTTACAGGTAAAACTTTGTATGAGAATGTGAAGGATGCGAAAATCAAAAACATTGATGTAATAAGAATAGATAATCCTTATAGTGAGACAGGTGGACTTTCAGTATTGAGAGGAAATTTAGCTCCAGATGGCGCTATAGTTAAAAAGGCAGCAGTAGCACCCGAAATGATGCAGCATACTGGTCCGGCTAGGGTATTTAATAGTGAAGAGGAAGTTTCTAAGGCAATACTTGGTGGAAAAATAAATCCAGGTGATGTTGTTGTGATAAGGTATGAGGGCCCTAAGGGTGGACCAGGAATGAAGGAAATGCTTTCGCCAACAGCTTCACTTGCAGGAATGGGACTTGATAAGAGTGTGGCGCTTATAACTGATGGAAGATTCTCAGGTGCTACAAGAGGAGCATCCATTGGACATGTATCTCCAGAAGCGGCAGAAGGTGGTCCAATAGGGTTGGTTGAAGAGGGAGACACAATTGAAATAGATATTGAAAAGAAAACTATAAACCTACTTGTTCCGGAAGAAAAATTAAAAAACAGAAAACCGGAAAAGGTTGAAAAACCTGTGAAGGGATATTTAAATACGTATAGGCAGGGGGTATCATCTGCTTGTACAGGAGCAGTTTTTCATAGTACAAAGGAGTGA
- the trpE gene encoding anthranilate synthase component I, protein MYNISEEQFNDNKKLKKAFQVIYEENGDEITPISLFYNLEGKNKFLLESNLFSESKGRYSFIGANPYAIIKGFSNNTEIIRNGYVKKVEDKFLKVARKLTEEGKIEKSKYPFCGGGVGYVGYDIIKQYEKIPSLNEDDLKIPDAILMFYKKIICYDHVKNSIVYIYNVFREDDKSYKEIKQELFELSEISKKTREMHKLPESHNPANISSNFTKDEFCKMVKKAQEYIVKGDIFQMVPSQRFVMDIDERPFNVYRRLRGKNPSPYLFYIDFNDFQVTGSSPESLVCVFKDRVITNPIAGTRPRGKNEQEDIKLKSELINDEKEIAEHSMLLDLARNDIGKISEFGTVTVDKFMEVELYSHVMHIVSKVSGRLKKEYDCFEALKSCLPAGTVSGAPKIRAMEIIDELENTKRGCYAGAVGYFSYDGNMDTCIAIRTLVIKEGKAYAQAGGGVVYDSIPENEYEESMNKSQILKEVI, encoded by the coding sequence ATGTACAATATTTCAGAAGAACAGTTTAATGATAACAAAAAGTTAAAAAAAGCATTTCAAGTTATTTACGAGGAAAATGGAGATGAGATAACTCCAATATCATTATTTTATAATCTAGAAGGGAAAAACAAGTTCTTGCTTGAGAGTAACTTATTTTCGGAATCTAAAGGAAGATATTCTTTCATAGGAGCTAATCCTTATGCAATAATAAAAGGATTTAGTAACAATACTGAAATTATTAGGAATGGCTATGTAAAAAAAGTAGAAGATAAATTCCTTAAGGTTGCAAGAAAGCTTACTGAGGAAGGAAAGATTGAAAAGAGTAAATATCCTTTTTGTGGTGGAGGAGTAGGGTATGTAGGCTACGACATAATAAAGCAATACGAAAAAATACCCAGCTTAAATGAAGATGATTTAAAAATACCAGATGCTATTCTCATGTTTTATAAAAAAATTATCTGCTATGACCATGTGAAAAACAGTATTGTATACATCTATAATGTGTTTAGAGAAGATGATAAATCCTACAAAGAAATCAAACAAGAACTTTTTGAATTGAGTGAAATTTCAAAAAAAACTAGAGAAATGCACAAGCTTCCGGAAAGTCATAATCCAGCTAATATAAGTTCTAATTTTACAAAGGATGAATTTTGCAAAATGGTAAAAAAAGCTCAGGAATATATAGTTAAGGGTGATATTTTTCAAATGGTTCCTTCTCAAAGGTTTGTAATGGATATAGATGAAAGACCGTTTAATGTGTACAGAAGGCTTAGAGGCAAAAATCCATCCCCATATCTTTTCTATATAGACTTTAATGATTTTCAGGTTACAGGTTCATCGCCCGAGAGTTTGGTATGTGTGTTTAAGGATAGGGTAATAACAAATCCAATAGCGGGAACAAGACCTAGAGGAAAAAATGAACAAGAGGATATTAAGCTTAAGAGCGAGCTTATAAATGATGAGAAGGAAATAGCGGAACATTCAATGCTTTTAGACCTGGCTAGAAACGATATAGGGAAAATAAGTGAGTTTGGCACAGTTACTGTGGATAAGTTTATGGAAGTGGAATTGTATTCACATGTTATGCACATAGTGTCTAAGGTTTCTGGAAGGCTTAAAAAAGAATACGATTGCTTTGAAGCTTTAAAATCATGTCTTCCAGCTGGTACAGTGTCAGGAGCGCCTAAAATAAGAGCTATGGAGATAATAGACGAATTAGAGAACACAAAGAGAGGCTGTTATGCAGGTGCAGTCGGGTATTTTTCTTATGACGGAAACATGGATACATGTATTGCTATAAGAACTCTTGTCATAAAAGAAGGTAAAGCATATGCACAGGCAGGCGGTGGAGTTGTGTATGATTCCATCCCTGAAAATGAGTACGAAGAGAGTATGAATAAATCCCAAATTCTTAAGGAAGTGATATAA
- a CDS encoding DUF134 domain-containing protein, with the protein MSRPTKFRKVDFFPKSTCFIPLGKPKCEVEEIALKIEELEAIRLKDIKELNQEECAAKMEVSRQTFQNIIDSARKKIAIALTEGNAIAIGGGNFKSKFCKFKCLDCRNTYEINCENDKHMCPSCGSNNIVCNKKTGSCENLCK; encoded by the coding sequence ATGTCAAGGCCAACAAAGTTTAGGAAAGTGGATTTTTTTCCTAAGAGCACATGCTTTATTCCATTGGGAAAACCTAAATGTGAAGTCGAAGAAATAGCTTTAAAGATAGAAGAGCTTGAGGCTATTAGATTAAAAGATATTAAAGAATTAAATCAAGAAGAATGTGCTGCTAAAATGGAAGTTTCAAGGCAGACGTTTCAAAATATTATAGATAGTGCAAGAAAAAAGATAGCAATTGCATTAACAGAAGGAAATGCAATTGCTATAGGAGGCGGAAACTTTAAATCGAAATTTTGTAAATTTAAGTGCTTGGATTGCAGAAATACATATGAAATAAATTGTGAGAATGATAAGCATATGTGTCCGTCTTGTGGTTCTAATAATATTGTCTGTAATAAAAAAACAGGCTCTTGTGAAAATCTATGTAAGTAA